Proteins from a single region of Blastopirellula marina:
- a CDS encoding zinc-dependent metalloprotease: protein MKVFTLLRWSTAWCTTAVVALAATGLAMADETKSDGDKVEKAIPSEVAATTGDSGSSSSGGSGSSSASAAPHAAILKDFKKQEGLIPTYHKGNRMFFELNSSHYNGEFIVLISIARGAGVEPLYGGMSWGFGDDWVWTFRKVDDRVHIVRKNVRFKAQDGKPESRAVKHAYNDSVLFSIPIATKGPNGGDLVEVTPVFMSDLPMIGDVLPGFGFSSTKSIFGEVKGFEKNLELQVEATYQSSGRSNIDSVPDSRGLTIDVHYSISKIPSGGYTPRVADDRVGYFLTAVKNYSKSDDNQFVRYVNRWKLEKADPSAKMSEPKEPIIFYMENTIPYKYRKPIRDGILEWNKAFAKAGFIDAIHVRQQEDDADWDPEDVRYNTFRWITSDAGFAMGPSRVNPYTGQILDADIIFDADFLNYWKQAFENYNPQATEALIGGPLDVSSQEEFLKRVGSISPRHQCMLSGGMSQQFAFGAAAVLADVEKEKADKKKKKKKDKEEAKSKEEMKEGEKSEDKDDKEEASDDKKEDKEEAKDEESKEEEEKKPSAEEIKKEREELLERMIMEGLKEVAMHEVGHTLGLRHNFVASKYRSLSEIAELKDGEATVSSVMDYVPPHIAPPGEKQGAFFPQSIGIYDMWAIEYGYKPFSGGTDGEKGELGKLASKSTEPGLAFLTDEDTTSLSPDPDSNRFDFGKDPLEFAKNQAEVVKAAMDGLADRVVEDGEDYSRVRQAFNTLLSTHGQAMYFASRYVGGVHVNRSHKGQENAPAPFEVVDVEKQREVMKLLSEQVFSDKPFQFDAELYNKLAPSHWNHWGTSFDIRGDFPVHDTISRWQSTILSRLLSSITLERMHDAELKVPADQDAFTTAEMIESLTDAIFSELDSLEEGDYSVREPAISSLRRNLQRDYLQRLSTLAMGNAYAPADCQTVAYAQLIDLHEKLRDLEEKELELDTYTRAHLLESTRRIEKVLDAELTLSRP from the coding sequence ATGAAGGTGTTTACATTATTGCGTTGGTCGACGGCTTGGTGCACGACCGCGGTGGTTGCTTTGGCCGCAACCGGCCTGGCCATGGCGGACGAGACGAAGTCGGATGGGGACAAAGTCGAAAAGGCGATCCCATCAGAAGTCGCCGCAACGACCGGCGATTCCGGTTCTTCCAGCTCCGGCGGTAGTGGTTCCAGCAGTGCTTCTGCTGCTCCGCATGCCGCGATTCTGAAGGACTTTAAGAAACAAGAAGGCCTGATCCCCACCTATCACAAGGGGAATCGGATGTTCTTTGAACTGAACAGCTCGCATTACAACGGCGAGTTTATCGTGCTGATTTCGATTGCCCGCGGTGCCGGCGTCGAACCGCTATACGGCGGCATGTCGTGGGGCTTTGGTGATGACTGGGTGTGGACCTTCCGCAAGGTGGACGATCGCGTTCACATCGTTCGCAAGAACGTGCGTTTCAAGGCCCAGGACGGCAAGCCGGAATCGCGTGCTGTAAAGCATGCCTACAACGACAGTGTGCTGTTCAGCATTCCGATCGCAACCAAGGGCCCCAACGGCGGTGACCTGGTCGAAGTGACCCCGGTCTTCATGAGCGACCTGCCGATGATCGGCGACGTGCTGCCGGGCTTCGGTTTTTCAAGCACAAAATCGATCTTCGGTGAAGTGAAGGGCTTCGAGAAGAACCTGGAACTTCAGGTCGAAGCGACCTACCAGTCAAGCGGTCGCAGCAACATCGACTCGGTGCCGGACTCGCGTGGTTTGACGATCGACGTCCACTACTCGATCAGCAAGATCCCCAGCGGAGGTTACACCCCGCGTGTGGCTGACGACCGGGTTGGATACTTCCTGACGGCGGTGAAGAACTACTCGAAGTCCGACGACAACCAGTTCGTGCGATATGTTAATCGCTGGAAGCTGGAAAAGGCTGACCCATCGGCCAAGATGTCGGAACCGAAGGAACCAATCATCTTCTACATGGAAAACACGATTCCGTACAAGTATCGCAAGCCGATCCGCGACGGGATTCTGGAATGGAACAAGGCCTTCGCAAAGGCTGGTTTCATCGACGCGATTCACGTTCGCCAGCAAGAAGATGACGCCGACTGGGATCCAGAAGACGTTCGCTATAACACCTTCCGCTGGATCACTTCCGATGCCGGTTTCGCGATGGGCCCTAGCCGCGTGAATCCTTACACGGGACAAATTCTGGACGCCGACATCATCTTCGACGCCGACTTCCTGAACTACTGGAAACAGGCCTTTGAGAACTACAATCCCCAGGCGACCGAAGCGTTGATTGGCGGTCCGCTGGATGTCAGCAGCCAGGAAGAATTCTTGAAGCGGGTCGGCTCGATCTCGCCACGTCACCAGTGCATGCTCTCTGGCGGAATGTCGCAACAGTTCGCTTTCGGTGCTGCCGCTGTTCTGGCCGACGTTGAGAAAGAAAAGGCCGACAAGAAGAAGAAAAAGAAAAAGGACAAGGAAGAAGCCAAGTCCAAAGAAGAGATGAAAGAGGGCGAAAAGTCCGAGGATAAGGACGACAAGGAAGAAGCTTCCGACGACAAGAAGGAAGACAAAGAAGAAGCCAAGGACGAAGAGTCCAAGGAAGAGGAAGAAAAGAAACCTTCGGCCGAAGAGATCAAGAAAGAGCGAGAAGAATTGCTCGAACGCATGATCATGGAAGGCCTGAAGGAAGTCGCCATGCACGAAGTGGGTCACACGTTGGGCCTGCGTCATAACTTTGTTGCCAGTAAGTATCGCAGCCTGAGCGAGATCGCCGAACTGAAAGATGGCGAAGCGACGGTCTCCAGCGTGATGGATTACGTTCCGCCGCACATTGCCCCTCCGGGCGAAAAGCAGGGAGCGTTCTTCCCGCAATCGATCGGTATCTACGATATGTGGGCCATCGAATACGGCTACAAGCCGTTCAGCGGTGGAACCGACGGCGAGAAAGGCGAGCTCGGCAAGTTGGCTTCCAAGAGCACCGAGCCGGGCCTGGCCTTCCTGACCGACGAAGACACGACCAGCCTGTCGCCAGATCCGGATTCGAATCGTTTCGACTTCGGTAAGGACCCACTCGAGTTCGCCAAGAACCAGGCCGAAGTCGTGAAAGCGGCAATGGATGGTCTGGCCGATCGCGTCGTGGAAGATGGCGAAGACTATTCCCGCGTTCGTCAGGCGTTCAACACGCTGCTCAGCACCCACGGCCAGGCGATGTACTTCGCATCCCGCTATGTTGGCGGCGTGCATGTGAATCGCTCGCACAAGGGGCAAGAGAACGCTCCGGCACCGTTCGAGGTGGTGGACGTTGAAAAACAGCGTGAAGTCATGAAACTGCTCTCCGAGCAGGTCTTCAGCGATAAGCCATTCCAGTTCGATGCTGAACTGTACAACAAGTTGGCTCCTTCCCACTGGAACCACTGGGGTACCAGCTTCGATATTCGTGGTGACTTCCCAGTTCACGATACGATCTCGCGGTGGCAGTCGACGATTTTGTCGCGACTGCTCTCGTCGATCACGCTCGAGCGGATGCATGATGCCGAACTGAAAGTTCCGGCCGATCAAGATGCATTCACCACGGCGGAAATGATCGAGAGCCTGACGGATGCCATCTTCAGCGAACTCGATTCGCTGGAAGAAGGGGATTACTCGGTTCGGGAGCCGGCAATCAGCAGCCTTCGCCGGAACCTGCAGCGAGATTACCTGCAGCGTCTGTCGACCTTGGCGATGGGCAACGCGTACGCTCCGGCCGACTGCCAGACCGTCGCCTATGCTCAGCTGATCGACCTGCACGAAAAGCTGCGAGACTTGGAAGAGAAGGAACTGGAGCTCGATACCTACACGCGTGCCCACTTGCTGGAATCGACGCGACGTATCGAGAAGGTTCTGGACGCCGAACTTACCCTCTCGCGTCCGTAA
- a CDS encoding phosphotransferase enzyme family protein, which translates to MTDNVPKIVEVLAAYQLHPAQVRSIVPCEAGLSGSEAWKVEGTTASYCLKLMPPNFSVNRLLAAHLAANHRRHLGMTCLAGYLPTANGQTYVESDGRLWELQTWVEGTPPTVPYTTLQKKAMFQAIAEFHERHETPPRQNDISPGIQSRIELCEKWRVRHLRDQFPSLQHFGHPQWKLAIEQFLDSFVHYHTRLGLLLLSQEHETFLLEDCIADPRPENFRFQGDQLTGLFDLGSMRWDNIALDLARLASEVSVNGEVDWNFAFQTVKSIRSLTPSEERLAEVFDVANVLLTGLNWVQWLVIDGISFANCNHVSSRLNHLTDRLEKIEKHPAWKL; encoded by the coding sequence ATGACTGACAATGTCCCCAAGATTGTCGAGGTTCTCGCTGCCTATCAGCTTCATCCAGCACAGGTGCGCAGCATCGTTCCCTGTGAAGCGGGTCTGAGCGGAAGCGAGGCTTGGAAAGTCGAGGGGACTACGGCAAGCTACTGTTTGAAGCTTATGCCGCCCAACTTTTCGGTCAATCGATTACTGGCCGCACATCTTGCGGCCAATCACCGTCGGCACCTGGGTATGACCTGTCTGGCTGGTTACCTACCCACAGCCAACGGGCAAACCTATGTCGAGTCGGACGGACGGCTATGGGAACTGCAAACCTGGGTAGAAGGAACACCACCAACGGTTCCTTATACAACCCTGCAAAAGAAGGCCATGTTTCAGGCCATTGCCGAGTTTCACGAGCGGCACGAAACACCCCCACGGCAAAACGACATATCGCCTGGCATCCAGTCCCGTATTGAGCTCTGCGAGAAGTGGCGCGTCCGCCACTTGCGAGATCAATTCCCCTCGCTTCAACACTTCGGACATCCGCAGTGGAAATTGGCGATCGAGCAATTCCTAGACAGTTTCGTGCACTACCATACCCGCCTGGGATTGTTGCTGCTGTCGCAGGAACACGAGACCTTTTTGCTGGAAGATTGCATCGCCGATCCACGCCCCGAGAACTTCCGTTTTCAAGGCGATCAACTGACGGGCTTATTCGATTTGGGATCGATGCGTTGGGACAACATCGCGCTCGACCTGGCACGACTGGCCAGCGAAGTGTCCGTGAACGGGGAAGTCGACTGGAATTTTGCTTTCCAAACGGTGAAGTCAATTCGTTCACTCACCCCTTCGGAAGAGCGGTTAGCAGAGGTTTTCGATGTGGCCAACGTTTTGCTCACTGGGTTAAACTGGGTACAGTGGCTGGTGATCGATGGGATCAGTTTCGCTAACTGTAACCATGTCAGTTCTCGGCTAAACCATCTTACAGATCGTTTAGAGAAAATAGAGAAGCATCCAGCCTGGAAGTTGTAG
- a CDS encoding protein-disulfide reductase DsbD family protein produces the protein MKRFAPIALTLLLCLLPTTIMAQGLGGDLFKGIEGFEDFGGGQSDPNLKITATYVVDPAGTHGRLDVTATVGSGWCVYSTTQPKGGPMATKLKVDENAGITAVGEFTADHKPKIVPPDNIIRVAQEKFYEKVTWSAPILLSPGTKPDALELKVKLSGQSCHDKGTCVPVTANAVAQFGGMQEVPKPENLLPEKATTPGGAIPPADYKIQGTMGDYKTEGGHGVLSGKFEPARVEPGDEVTVTLNFKPSGNYHIYAYSPTDSTIGYKSTQVALAEVTPWLATQAKTQNPIITKALIEGFPPVLYHEGETTWTFTVQIPIDAVPGKYPLVGYVGYQTCTDTTCDRPSGAMFEGVVQVGEKGKDESVPFAFSAAKYTKAAERAKITHAEVQDAQGVNANAIIAPPTRGAEPPEMNAMAPPVPLNDNIQWKVLNPPETASLAWIVVLSFIGGAILNLMPCVLPVVGLKILSFVNQAGKHRGQVFMLNLIYSLGVIFVFMILAVVSSSLNWIVGAFSPADAAASGADGLAWGQWSGDWRYILAMIVLVYTMGLSMLGVWELTMPSFLGSGSVASASNKSGYGGAFFKGIVTTLLSTPCSGPFLGPVFGYTISQETYVTFIVFGSIGLGMASPYLIIGMNPRLIAFLPKPGNWMVAFKQLMGFVMMLTVVYLMYTMPDEYVVPTLTLLVGLGAGCWMLGQVHTLEHQSSKIATTIGAFVVAIGIGVFSYTNLIEGDAHEGSIAWDTYAEERWPALENDIYARQQAGETVMVDFTADWCPTCKVNYYTAINTDGVGEVVNAHGIVPMLVDWTNTTHDNSPQVQKFINKLGSNSIPLLAIFPGGKAGEVYVLSDLLTESKVIESLNAAQQESSSVPKQTAMNE, from the coding sequence ATGAAGCGTTTTGCCCCCATCGCTCTTACGCTGCTTCTTTGTCTCCTTCCGACCACGATCATGGCCCAAGGCTTGGGTGGCGATCTGTTCAAAGGCATCGAGGGCTTCGAAGACTTTGGTGGTGGCCAAAGTGATCCGAATCTGAAGATCACCGCCACGTACGTTGTCGATCCGGCTGGCACCCATGGGCGACTCGACGTCACGGCCACCGTCGGCAGCGGCTGGTGTGTCTATTCGACCACGCAGCCCAAGGGGGGCCCCATGGCAACCAAGCTGAAGGTCGACGAGAACGCCGGCATCACAGCGGTAGGCGAGTTCACCGCCGACCACAAGCCGAAGATCGTTCCGCCTGACAATATCATCCGCGTCGCTCAAGAGAAGTTCTACGAGAAGGTCACCTGGAGCGCCCCGATCCTGCTGTCCCCAGGCACCAAGCCTGATGCATTGGAGTTGAAGGTCAAGCTCAGCGGTCAAAGCTGTCACGACAAAGGAACGTGCGTGCCGGTAACGGCCAATGCGGTCGCACAGTTTGGTGGCATGCAGGAAGTTCCCAAGCCAGAGAATCTGCTTCCCGAAAAGGCCACCACCCCAGGCGGCGCGATTCCACCGGCCGATTACAAAATCCAAGGAACCATGGGGGACTACAAGACCGAAGGTGGTCATGGTGTCCTCAGTGGCAAGTTTGAACCTGCCAGGGTCGAGCCCGGGGATGAAGTCACCGTCACGCTGAACTTCAAGCCAAGCGGTAACTACCACATCTACGCCTACTCGCCGACCGATTCGACCATCGGTTACAAGTCGACCCAAGTTGCCTTGGCGGAAGTCACTCCCTGGCTGGCCACCCAAGCCAAGACACAAAACCCGATCATCACGAAGGCCCTCATCGAAGGTTTTCCTCCCGTGCTGTATCACGAAGGAGAAACAACCTGGACCTTCACCGTTCAGATTCCTATCGATGCCGTCCCTGGCAAGTATCCGCTCGTTGGCTACGTCGGCTATCAAACCTGCACTGACACCACCTGCGATCGTCCCTCCGGCGCGATGTTTGAAGGAGTAGTGCAAGTTGGCGAGAAAGGCAAAGACGAATCGGTTCCGTTCGCCTTTTCTGCCGCCAAGTACACCAAGGCCGCCGAGCGAGCCAAGATTACGCACGCCGAAGTTCAAGACGCACAGGGGGTCAATGCGAACGCAATCATCGCTCCTCCCACGCGCGGAGCCGAGCCACCCGAAATGAACGCGATGGCTCCTCCCGTTCCGCTGAACGACAACATCCAGTGGAAGGTCCTCAACCCGCCGGAAACGGCCAGTCTGGCCTGGATCGTGGTGCTCAGCTTTATCGGCGGTGCGATCCTGAACCTGATGCCGTGCGTGCTGCCGGTGGTTGGTTTAAAGATTCTCTCGTTCGTGAATCAGGCCGGTAAACATCGCGGCCAGGTCTTTATGCTGAACCTGATCTACTCCTTGGGTGTGATCTTCGTGTTCATGATTCTGGCGGTCGTTTCGTCGTCGTTGAACTGGATCGTCGGTGCATTCAGCCCTGCCGATGCCGCCGCCAGCGGAGCCGATGGCCTGGCCTGGGGCCAGTGGAGCGGTGACTGGCGTTACATCCTGGCTATGATCGTCCTGGTTTACACGATGGGCCTGAGCATGCTGGGCGTGTGGGAACTGACAATGCCCAGCTTCCTGGGAAGCGGCAGCGTCGCCAGCGCGTCGAACAAGTCAGGCTACGGCGGGGCGTTCTTCAAAGGGATCGTTACGACGCTGTTGTCGACACCATGCAGCGGCCCGTTCCTGGGGCCTGTGTTCGGCTATACCATCTCGCAGGAAACCTACGTGACGTTCATCGTTTTCGGCTCGATCGGTTTAGGGATGGCTTCGCCGTACCTGATCATCGGCATGAATCCCCGCTTGATCGCGTTCCTGCCTAAGCCAGGCAACTGGATGGTGGCCTTCAAGCAGTTGATGGGCTTCGTCATGATGCTGACGGTCGTTTACCTGATGTACACCATGCCCGACGAATACGTCGTCCCAACGCTGACCCTGCTGGTTGGCCTGGGTGCCGGCTGCTGGATGCTGGGGCAGGTCCACACGCTCGAGCATCAGTCCTCGAAAATCGCCACGACCATTGGCGCGTTCGTGGTTGCTATTGGGATCGGGGTGTTCTCGTACACCAATCTGATTGAAGGGGATGCCCACGAAGGAAGCATCGCCTGGGATACCTACGCCGAAGAACGTTGGCCGGCATTGGAAAACGACATCTACGCCCGGCAACAGGCCGGCGAAACGGTAATGGTCGACTTCACTGCCGACTGGTGCCCAACCTGCAAAGTGAACTACTACACCGCGATCAATACCGATGGCGTCGGTGAAGTGGTCAACGCTCACGGCATCGTGCCGATGCTGGTCGACTGGACCAACACCACCCACGACAACAGCCCCCAGGTGCAGAAGTTCATCAACAAGCTCGGCTCGAACAGCATCCCATTGCTGGCCATCTTCCCCGGCGGCAAAGCCGGCGAAGTCTACGTCCTGAGCGACCTGCTGACCGAATCCAAAGTCATCGAAAGCCTAAACGCCGCCCAGCAAGAATCAAGCAGCGTGCCGAAACAAACGGCGATGAACGAGTAA
- the hisG gene encoding ATP phosphoribosyltransferase, with product MENFRIGIPSKGRLAEVATELLGDAGLKFRRQDRSLFARVRDMPIDITFLRTDDIPVLCAEGAIDMGITGSDLVQEANVDVETRMELGVGKCRLALCVPEDTDWQSVEDMKTCRVATSFPHVTQTYMKANGANPHLVNLSGSVEVMISLGIADAIVDLVETGSTLAANRLKIFAEIGNYQTVLIQNTQKRQPELADRIVRRLEGVVIARDYSLLEYNIPREKLAEAEKITPGFNSPTINPLEDNAWCAVRAMVKRKEVIDVMEQLEQLGASAILQTNIANCRL from the coding sequence ATGGAAAACTTCCGGATTGGCATTCCCAGCAAAGGGCGACTCGCGGAAGTCGCCACCGAACTTCTCGGCGACGCAGGTCTGAAATTCCGTCGTCAAGATCGCAGCCTGTTTGCTCGGGTGCGCGATATGCCGATCGACATCACCTTCCTGCGAACCGATGACATTCCGGTGTTGTGCGCCGAAGGGGCCATCGACATGGGGATCACCGGTAGCGACCTGGTGCAGGAAGCGAACGTCGACGTTGAAACCCGCATGGAACTAGGCGTGGGCAAATGTCGCCTGGCGTTGTGCGTGCCGGAAGATACCGACTGGCAGAGTGTCGAGGACATGAAGACCTGCCGCGTCGCAACGAGCTTCCCACACGTGACCCAGACCTACATGAAAGCCAACGGTGCCAATCCGCACCTGGTGAACCTGTCGGGCTCGGTTGAAGTGATGATCTCGCTGGGCATTGCCGATGCGATTGTCGACCTGGTCGAAACCGGCAGCACGCTGGCCGCGAATCGTTTGAAGATCTTCGCCGAGATCGGCAACTATCAAACGGTACTCATCCAGAACACACAGAAACGCCAACCAGAACTTGCCGATCGCATCGTTCGGCGGTTGGAAGGGGTGGTCATCGCCCGCGACTACTCGCTGCTGGAATACAACATTCCCCGCGAGAAACTGGCCGAAGCCGAAAAGATCACGCCTGGTTTCAATTCGCCAACGATCAACCCGCTGGAAGACAACGCCTGGTGCGCCGTGCGGGCCATGGTGAAGCGGAAAGAAGTGATCGACGTAATGGAACAGTTGGAGCAGTTGGGAGCGTCAGCGATTCTGCAAACGAATATTGCAAATTGCCGGCTTTAG
- a CDS encoding phosphoribosyl-ATP diphosphatase translates to MNVLAALMAVIEDRRANPPEKSYTTKLFQGGVPKIGKKIMEEAAEVVEAAGEEGEEGRQHLIYEAGDLIYHLLVMLGHREISLAEVESELGRRFGVSGIDEKAARDPK, encoded by the coding sequence ATGAACGTTCTGGCAGCGCTGATGGCCGTGATCGAAGATCGCCGCGCCAACCCGCCAGAGAAGTCGTACACCACCAAATTGTTTCAAGGTGGAGTGCCCAAGATCGGTAAAAAGATCATGGAAGAGGCCGCCGAAGTCGTGGAAGCGGCCGGCGAAGAGGGAGAAGAGGGACGTCAGCACTTGATCTACGAAGCCGGCGACCTGATCTATCACTTGCTGGTCATGCTGGGACATCGCGAGATTTCCCTGGCCGAAGTCGAGAGCGAACTGGGACGCCGCTTTGGTGTTTCCGGAATCGACGAAAAAGCGGCCCGCGACCCTAAGTAA
- the miaA gene encoding tRNA (adenosine(37)-N6)-dimethylallyltransferase MiaA, which translates to MTNPTTDKDFTFRDCWFLSGATASGKTRVGLRLAEKINAEIIALDSMSLYRLMDIGTAKPTPEEQSAATHHLIDVLDPNENSSISHYLELAEAAAKEIRSRGKEVLFVGGTPLYLKALLRGLSEGPAPDPELRKDLEEEAARVGNAALHARLKMVDPLAAARIHENDTRRMIRALEVHQATGQPMSHYQFEFEDHAKPEDCKAFWLSWERSVLHDRINQRVEAMFQAGLIEEVQRLLDQFSPLSTTAMQAVGYQEVIDYLAGNQELESAKDRVKARTRQFAKRQCTWFRSLPECREVTLTEPFDAEAVAQQIYEMGTAS; encoded by the coding sequence ATGACCAATCCCACGACTGACAAAGACTTTACCTTCCGGGACTGCTGGTTTCTTTCGGGGGCCACCGCCAGCGGAAAGACCCGCGTGGGGCTTCGCCTGGCCGAGAAAATTAACGCGGAAATCATCGCCCTCGACTCGATGTCACTCTACCGCCTGATGGATATCGGCACTGCCAAGCCCACCCCGGAAGAGCAATCGGCAGCTACCCACCACCTGATCGATGTGCTCGATCCCAACGAGAATTCCAGCATTTCGCACTACCTGGAATTAGCCGAGGCCGCCGCAAAGGAAATCCGCAGCCGTGGCAAAGAGGTCCTCTTCGTAGGTGGTACCCCGCTCTATTTAAAGGCCCTGCTGCGTGGCCTTTCCGAAGGTCCCGCCCCCGATCCCGAGTTGCGCAAGGACTTGGAAGAGGAAGCTGCCAGGGTGGGTAACGCGGCCCTGCATGCCCGGCTGAAGATGGTCGATCCCCTCGCCGCGGCCCGCATTCACGAGAACGACACCCGCCGCATGATCCGCGCTCTCGAAGTGCATCAGGCCACCGGCCAGCCGATGAGCCATTACCAGTTCGAGTTTGAAGATCACGCCAAACCGGAAGATTGCAAAGCATTCTGGCTCTCGTGGGAGCGAAGCGTGCTGCACGATCGCATCAACCAGCGTGTCGAGGCGATGTTCCAGGCTGGCCTAATCGAAGAAGTGCAGCGGCTGCTCGACCAGTTCTCGCCCCTCAGCACCACCGCCATGCAGGCGGTCGGCTATCAGGAAGTGATCGATTACCTGGCTGGCAATCAAGAGCTTGAGTCGGCCAAAGATCGCGTCAAAGCTCGCACGCGGCAATTTGCCAAGCGGCAATGCACCTGGTTCCGCAGCCTGCCGGAATGCCGCGAGGTAACCCTTACCGAGCCATTCGATGCCGAAGCGGTCGCCCAGCAAATCTACGAAATGGGGACCGCCTCTTAG
- a CDS encoding menaquinone biosynthetic enzyme MqnA/MqnD family protein — MNAVEMKPRVGAVRYLNTKPLVHGLGDADTPFTLSFDYPSHLADQLSLGLLDVALIPSIEYFLGDGYRIITDACIGCLGPVWSVKIFFRVPPQQVQTLALDEGSRTSAALAKILLAERLGVRPRLQALPLGSDMRDCEADAILLIGDRAIHPPAIDAVEVWDLGETWVEWTGLPFVFAMWVARPGVATEAIAQHLMQARNSGLENLPEIAEREAANYQLTTSECFQYFHDNLHFTLGPQEKTALTRFYDYAVGLDLAPSGRTPIYDDCEIAR; from the coding sequence GTGAACGCCGTCGAAATGAAGCCCCGTGTGGGGGCCGTTCGTTACTTGAACACCAAGCCCTTGGTTCACGGCCTGGGTGATGCGGATACTCCCTTCACGCTGTCGTTCGATTATCCCAGCCATCTGGCCGACCAGCTTTCGTTGGGGCTGTTGGACGTCGCCCTGATCCCCTCGATCGAATACTTTCTGGGGGACGGCTACCGCATCATCACCGATGCCTGCATCGGCTGCCTGGGACCGGTTTGGAGCGTGAAGATCTTCTTCCGCGTTCCCCCTCAGCAGGTTCAAACGCTGGCCCTGGACGAAGGCTCGCGTACTAGCGCTGCCCTGGCCAAGATTCTGCTGGCCGAGCGTCTAGGTGTCCGCCCTCGCCTGCAAGCGCTGCCGCTAGGTAGCGACATGCGAGACTGCGAAGCGGACGCGATCCTATTGATCGGCGATCGGGCGATCCATCCTCCGGCGATCGATGCCGTCGAGGTGTGGGACCTGGGGGAAACGTGGGTCGAATGGACAGGGCTGCCGTTCGTCTTCGCCATGTGGGTTGCCCGTCCTGGCGTGGCGACTGAAGCCATCGCTCAGCATTTGATGCAAGCCCGCAACAGCGGACTGGAAAACCTGCCGGAAATCGCCGAGCGGGAAGCAGCCAACTACCAGCTAACTACCAGCGAATGCTTCCAATACTTTCACGATAATTTACACTTCACGCTGGGCCCGCAAGAGAAAACGGCGCTCACGCGTTTTTACGACTATGCAGTGGGTTTAGATCTAGCACCCAGCGGCAGGACACCGATTTACGATGATTGCGAAATTGCTCGATAA